The genomic region GGGTAATCGGCCCATGGCGCACCTGCTGCCGCACTGGACCTGGCCGGGTAAAGAGGGTCAGCCGATCGATGTTTGGGCGTTCAGTACGGGTGCTCGCGTCGAGCTCTTCCTGAACGGGAAGAGCCTGGGTGTGAAGGACACGCCCTTTGTCGGGCATGTCTCCTGGAGCGTCCCCTACACGCCGGGAACCCTAACGGCGAAGGCATACGACAAGGCCGGGAAGCTGATCGCAGCCGACACAGAGGTGACCGCCGGCGCGCCGGCCGCCCTGCGTCTCAGCGCGGACGATACGACGGTCCTTGCCGACGGCGAGGATGTGCTTCCCGTGGCCGTAACCGTCGTCGATGCGCACGGACACTTCACGCCAACGGCGTCGAACCCGGTAACGTTCTCCGTCGCGGGACCTGGGCGGATCGTCGGCGTCGGCAATGGCGATCCGAGCGATCACTCGCCGGACAAGGCCACCCAGCGGCGCGCCTTCAACGGTCACTGCCTGGTCGATGTGAGCGCCCGAGGGCCGGGCAAGATCGTGGTCACGGCCAGCGCGCCCGGCCTTACCCCCGCGACATTCGTCGTGCGCGCCGCCGCGCAATAGCGCTCGAAGGAGTCTGGCCCTTGAAATTCATGCACAGTAGCTGGCGCTGCCGCTCCGCGCAGCAATCGCCGTTGCTATTATTGACGGTGACAATTGCCGGCGCCATGGGAATGGCGATCCCGACAGCGGCGCAGCAGAATGGCGGCCGCCAGCGGCTGAGCCTGGACGCCGGCTGGCGCTTCCGGGCAATCCCGGTCGCGGCACTGGACCAGACGACATCGATTTCGGACTGGACCTGGACCCCGGCGTCCGACAACGAGATCGGCGACGTATCGAAGCTTGACGAAAGCAAGCATCCCTGGCAACCGGCAACGCTCGGCCAGGACGTTTTCCACAACCAGCCTGGCTACGCCTGGTTTCGAACCACGCTGCCTGCGCTTACGGGCAAGGGCCGCACGCTGCACTTCCGGGGCGTGGACGATAACGCGGTCGTGTTCCTGAACGGCAAGCGCCTGGCGAGCCACGAGGGATGGGACGAACCGTTCGACGTTTCTCTGGATTCAGCCTGGGATTCGGCCAGCCCGAACAACGTCCTTGTCCTGGTGAGGAACACCGGCGGGGGCGGCTACATCTGGGACGGCGTCACCCTCGGCAAATACCGGGCGGCGCAGACCGACGGCGATCTATCGCAGCCCCGCTATGACGATTCGCACTGGCGCACCGTAAACGTTCCGCACGATTACGTGATCGAGCAGCCGTTTACGGAAAAGATCGATCCGCAGCACGCATCCCTGCCGACGCCGTCCGCCTGGTATCGGAAGACGATTGTCATTCCAAACAAAGATCGGAACAGGGATTATTGGCTCGACTTCGATGGGATCTATCGCGACCCGCAGATCTATGTGAACGGCAAACGGGTCGGAGGACGCCGGAGCGGCTATCTTCCGATCCATATCGACCTCTCGTCGCTGGCGAAGCCGGGGGAGCGTTTGACGATCGCGGTGCATGTCGATCCCTCAAAGTTCGAGGGCTGGTGGTATGAGGGCGGCGGAATCTACCGCCACGCGTGGCTGACATCCGTGGACCGTCTTCACATCGAGCCGGACGGCGTCTGGGTCGCGCCGAAGGCGGTGGGAAGCGAGGCGAACCCGGATTCGGCCACTGTCGAGACGAGTGTCGCGCTCAAGAACTCTGGCGCCGGCAGCCAGGTATACACAGTCGTCGAACGAGTACTCAGCCCTGGCGGAAAGATGGTCGCTTCGCTCCGGACGAACTCGTCCGAGCCGATCGGCGCGGGAGCGAGAGCGATATCGAAGGTCCGCATCCCACTCCCCCACCCGTTGCTGTGGTCGCTGGAAACGCCGAACCTTTACAAATTGGAGACGTCACTTGAAATCGCCGGCCATCAAGTCGATCGCGTTGTGACGACGTTCGGCGTCCGCACCGTTCGTTTCGACCCGAACAAAGGATTTTTCCTGAATGGGAAATCGATCAAGATCAAAGGCGTCTGCAACCACCAGGATTTCGCGGGAATCGGCGTCGCGCTTCCCGACAATCTCCAATCTTGGCGCGTGAAGAAGATGCAGGCCATGGGCGCCAACGCCTGGCGCATGTCCCACAATCCGCCCAACAACGAGCTGCTGGATGCTTGCGACCGGTTGGGGGTGCTCGTTCTCGACGAAAACCGGCACCTGGGAGATACTTACGTCCCGCACACGTACGCGGAGAACACGACGGCGGACGACCTTACCGATCTGGACGACATGATCGTCCGAGATCGAAATCATCCCTCGATTTTCGCCTGGTCACTCTGCAACGAAGAGCCTCTTCAAGGGACAGACACGGGAGCCGAGTTGTTCAAGAAGATGATCGCGCACGTTCGCCGGCTCGATCCGAGCCGCCTCGTGACCTGCGCGATGAACGCGAGCTGGGGCAAGGGCGTCTCCCTCGTCGAAGACATTCAGGGCTGCAATTACCTGAACG from Capsulimonas corticalis harbors:
- the galA gene encoding beta-galactosidase GalA; this encodes MHSSWRCRSAQQSPLLLLTVTIAGAMGMAIPTAAQQNGGRQRLSLDAGWRFRAIPVAALDQTTSISDWTWTPASDNEIGDVSKLDESKHPWQPATLGQDVFHNQPGYAWFRTTLPALTGKGRTLHFRGVDDNAVVFLNGKRLASHEGWDEPFDVSLDSAWDSASPNNVLVLVRNTGGGGYIWDGVTLGKYRAAQTDGDLSQPRYDDSHWRTVNVPHDYVIEQPFTEKIDPQHASLPTPSAWYRKTIVIPNKDRNRDYWLDFDGIYRDPQIYVNGKRVGGRRSGYLPIHIDLSSLAKPGERLTIAVHVDPSKFEGWWYEGGGIYRHAWLTSVDRLHIEPDGVWVAPKAVGSEANPDSATVETSVALKNSGAGSQVYTVVERVLSPGGKMVASLRTNSSEPIGAGARAISKVRIPLPHPLLWSLETPNLYKLETSLEIAGHQVDRVVTTFGVRTVRFDPNKGFFLNGKSIKIKGVCNHQDFAGIGVALPDNLQSWRVKKMQAMGANAWRMSHNPPNNELLDACDRLGVLVLDENRHLGDTYVPHTYAENTTADDLTDLDDMIVRDRNHPSIFAWSLCNEEPLQGTDTGAELFKKMIAHVRRLDPSRLVTCAMNASWGKGVSLVEDIQGCNYLNESFENFHKAFPNQPMLFTESSSAVSDRGVYENDSARGYVGNYTDFSLEWLNWVRRTEDAWKPIAENDYLSGAFVWTGFDYKGEPSPYGWPNISSHFGILDMCGFPKDVYYYYKANWGDAPVVHITPHWTWPGREGKPISVIVFSNEPTVDLSLNGVSLGRKACPRNGHAEWSVVYGPGTLTAKAYDARGQLAATDETVTAGKPYKIVLRTDLTKLSANGEDESVIEAAIVDENGKFVPLASTKLEFTISGDAGLIAGTGNGDPNDHTPDASNERSAFHGRAVAIIRSTGTRGEVRITAQGADLQPASTTIGFDY